A single genomic interval of Fibrobacter sp. UWB4 harbors:
- a CDS encoding YicC/YloC family endoribonuclease produces MSIISMTGFGKSESTLQGITCVIEVRSVNSRFLEISSKIPKNFAYLENDFKAQIKDKLVRGSVNLSITLGAGNAGNIPVCYNEAAVEKFVEITKAMQKKYGIAGDIKLEHVLAIPEVLQFTDGNGDNEVWEKHLKAELDKALDGVIAMREKEGANLAVDLTRRVIHLNEVIDKVEVLDPQRIETWKVKFRERINTLMKDSEIDEVRLLQEACIMADKLDIHEEITRFRSHNKLFLDALAKGGAQGKNLGFILQEMGREANTLGTKCQNAEIAALAIELKNEIECIREQSMNVA; encoded by the coding sequence ATGTCTATTATTTCCATGACCGGGTTCGGCAAGAGCGAATCCACATTGCAAGGAATCACATGCGTTATTGAAGTACGCAGCGTGAACAGCCGTTTCCTCGAAATTTCTAGCAAGATTCCGAAGAACTTCGCTTATCTCGAAAACGATTTTAAAGCCCAAATCAAGGACAAGCTCGTCCGCGGTTCCGTGAATTTGTCGATTACGCTTGGCGCAGGCAATGCCGGGAACATTCCCGTTTGCTACAACGAAGCCGCCGTGGAAAAGTTTGTGGAAATCACGAAGGCGATGCAGAAAAAGTACGGCATTGCAGGTGACATCAAGCTCGAACACGTGCTTGCCATCCCTGAAGTTTTGCAGTTCACGGACGGCAACGGCGACAACGAAGTCTGGGAAAAGCATTTGAAGGCCGAACTCGACAAGGCTCTGGATGGCGTCATCGCCATGCGCGAAAAGGAAGGCGCAAACCTCGCCGTAGACCTCACCCGCCGCGTGATCCACCTGAACGAAGTCATCGACAAGGTCGAAGTTCTCGACCCGCAGCGCATTGAAACGTGGAAGGTCAAGTTCCGCGAACGCATCAACACGCTCATGAAAGATTCCGAAATCGACGAAGTCCGCCTGTTGCAAGAAGCCTGCATCATGGCCGACAAGCTCGACATCCACGAAGAAATCACGAGATTCAGGAGCCACAACAAGCTGTTCCTCGACGCGCTCGCCAAGGGTGGCGCACAGGGCAAGAACCTCGGGTTTATCCTCCAGGAAATGGGCCGCGAAGCGAACACGCTTGGCACCAAGTGCCAGAACGCCGAAATCGCAGCACTCGCCATCGAACTCAAGAACGAGATCGAGTGCATTAGGGAACAGTCCATGAACGTCGCCTAA